A genomic stretch from Pontivivens ytuae includes:
- a CDS encoding alpha/beta hydrolase family esterase, producing MRLAALILALLPLPLAAQDCGPPDSPCRIDGGYYHVTMPEAEPRGAVVFLHGWGGRADGIMRNTGLMRALTERGYAAVAVQGMPRREGDSGGAWNSRAMPSPRRDDVGFIDAAANDAAERFGLPRETFVLGGFSGGGMMTWRVACDAPGAFAAYAPIAGTFWRPIPEDCAEPVRLHHTHGTDDDVVPLEGRTVGSGITQGDVFDVMEMQRALHGCTGNNAQRTEGIYRIDRWTNCAEGDLVMALHDGGHSIPRGWVNLMLDWFENG from the coding sequence ATGCGCCTCGCTGCCCTGATCCTCGCCCTTTTGCCGCTGCCGCTCGCCGCACAGGATTGCGGCCCGCCCGACAGCCCATGCCGGATCGACGGCGGCTATTACCACGTCACGATGCCGGAGGCGGAGCCGCGCGGGGCCGTCGTTTTCCTCCACGGCTGGGGCGGCCGGGCCGACGGGATCATGCGCAACACCGGACTGATGCGCGCGCTGACCGAAAGGGGCTACGCCGCCGTCGCCGTGCAGGGCATGCCCCGGCGGGAAGGGGACAGCGGCGGCGCATGGAACAGCCGCGCGATGCCTTCACCGCGGCGCGACGATGTCGGTTTCATCGATGCCGCGGCGAATGACGCGGCCGAGCGGTTCGGCCTGCCGCGGGAGACCTTCGTACTCGGCGGCTTCTCCGGCGGTGGCATGATGACATGGCGCGTGGCCTGCGACGCACCCGGTGCCTTCGCCGCCTACGCGCCCATTGCGGGCACGTTCTGGCGGCCGATCCCCGAAGACTGCGCCGAGCCCGTGCGCCTGCACCACACCCACGGCACGGATGACGACGTCGTCCCGCTGGAGGGGCGCACCGTTGGCTCCGGCATCACGCAAGGTGACGTCTTCGACGTGATGGAGATGCAGCGCGCGCTCCACGGCTGCACCGGCAACAACGCCCAGCGTACCGAAGGGATCTACCGCATCGATCGCTGGACCAACTGCGCCGAGGGCGATCTGGTCATGGCGCTACACGATGGCGGGCACTCCATCCCCCGCGGCTGGGTCAACCTGATGCTCGACTGGTTCGAAAACGGTTGA
- a CDS encoding YdeI/OmpD-associated family protein — translation MPRAADLKEVDIRSRADWRDWLLAHHQQTESIWLVRWKKHTAHHVEHDEIVEEALCWGWIDSAVRKKDDDRSLLLLSPRKPTSAWSAVNKAHVARAEAAGRMQPPGRALIEAAKANGMWNFLDDVERLEVPEDLAAAFTAHPPAAEEWEAFPRSAKRGILEWIKTAKRAETRAKRIAETATLAAKGERANQFR, via the coding sequence ATGCCCCGCGCCGCCGATCTGAAGGAAGTCGATATCCGCTCCCGCGCGGACTGGCGGGACTGGCTCTTGGCGCATCATCAGCAGACCGAATCCATCTGGCTGGTGCGGTGGAAGAAGCACACCGCCCACCATGTCGAGCATGACGAGATCGTGGAGGAGGCGCTGTGCTGGGGCTGGATCGACAGCGCCGTCCGGAAGAAGGACGACGACCGCTCGCTGCTCCTGCTCTCCCCACGCAAGCCGACCTCCGCCTGGTCCGCCGTCAACAAGGCCCATGTCGCGCGAGCCGAGGCGGCAGGCCGGATGCAGCCCCCCGGACGCGCGCTCATCGAAGCGGCGAAGGCGAACGGGATGTGGAACTTCCTCGACGACGTGGAGCGGCTGGAGGTGCCCGAAGACCTCGCCGCCGCCTTTACAGCACATCCCCCGGCGGCAGAGGAATGGGAGGCGTTTCCGCGCTCGGCCAAGCGCGGCATCCTCGAATGGATCAAGACGGCGAAGCGGGCGGAGACCCGGGCGAAGCGCATCGCCGAGACGGCGACGCTCGCGGCCAAGGGCGAGCGGGCGAACCAGTTCCGCTGA